The DNA region CTTCCCACGGTCCGTAATGTTAGAGATGAGGGGCCCAATTCCAGGCAGACCGCGGTTTTGCGCGGAGGAGAGTGATCATGTTGACGAAGTTGGTGCTGGCGACGTTGGTGGTGGGCGGGCTGGCGGCCGAAGTGCGGGCGGCCGATACGCCGCTCTCGGTAAAAGCGCAGCCCGTCGTGTGGCGCGGCGGTTATCGCTTTCGCAGCTATCCGGCCCGCACGGGCAACGACTCTGCGTATCGCGGTTCGCGTAGCTACGGCAATCGCGGATGGACCGGGCGAACGTCTGCGCTCGATTATCCGCCGTGGACCCAGCCCTACGTGACTCGGACCAACCAATGGAACAAGTACCCCAACCAGCCCTACTACCTGCGCGGCGAGCGCAAGTCGTTGCTGATTCTGCCGTAAGGCGTGTTTATCTGACGCCCGCCATGCTGGTTAAGCCCAGCGGTTCGCGGCTGAAAAACGGTTCGCCGTAGTCGGCGTTGATGGTACCGCCCCAGTAGGCGGCCTGATCGCGCCAGCGGTCGAGGAAGGTGGGCGGCCCGGTGGGGCGGCCCACAATGAACTGGCTGGCGTAACATTCGATCGCCGCCCGCTTGCGGTCCCAGTAGCGGCTGATGTCGAGCACGAACGACGGCGGAACCACCAGTTTGATGTGGACGCCGAAGTAGTAGAAAATCCGCTCGGGATGGTGCGGCCCGCCGGGCAAGTCGCTTTTGGTCAGCTTTGCCCAGAAGCGCGCCGCCTCGACCAACTCGGTGGCCGCCACGTGGTCGGGGTGCGAGTCGACCCAATACGGCGCGAAGAGCCACCGCGGCCGCGTCTGCCGAATGACGCCCGCCAACTGCGCCCGTGCGTCGAGCGTCGCTTCCAAACGGCGATTGGGCAGGCCCAAGTTCTCGCGCCACGCGACACCGAGCATCTGTGTGGCGGCGGCCGTTTCGCGGGCACGAATCTCAGGGCTGCCATGCGGCGTCGGCTCGCCGTCGGTCAGGTCGAGAATGCCCACCCGCCAACCGTCGGCGATCAAACACATGATGGCCCCCGCCATGCCCAGTTCGGCATCGTCGGGGTGCGGCGCGATTACCAGGACGTCGAGCATGCGCAAACCGATGAAGCGGGCCCAGTGTTGGAACGATTGGCTGGACTGCAACAGGTTATTCCTCTTGAGGCGGTTCGGCAAGCCCCTGGCGGCAACCGCCTGTAACACGCGGATGAGATCGGTCGATGCGGGAGAAGCGCCTGCAACCACGTTCAGCTCGACCGTGCGGCGGCGATCAAATCCGCGGCGCTTTGGGAAAGAAGCTCTGCTGCTACCTGTTCGCCGATCTTGGCGGCGTCGCCGGGCGGGCCATCGCACTCGGCCCTAATCCTTCGGGACCCGTCGGCGCTAAGCACCACTCCGCGCAAGCGGAGTGTGCCCGCCACCACCTCGGCCTTGGCGGCGACCGGCGCCAAACAGCCGGCCCGCAAGGCCGCCAGCATCGCCCGCTCAGCCACGACCGCCGCCCGCGACGCGAAATCGTCGAGCGGCACCAGCGCCGCTTTCAACTCCGCGTCGGCGGTGCGGATTTCGATTCCCAGCGCGCCCTGGCCGACCGCGGGCAGCATCAACGCTTCGGGCAAAACCTCCGTGATGTGCGACGCCAGCCCCAAGCGCACCAGGCCGGCTTGTGCCAGAACCAAAGCGTCGTATTGGCCTTCCGCCAGCTTGCGCAGCCGCGTGTCGACGTTGCCGCGCACGTCGAACATTTTCAGATCGGGCCGAGCGTGCCAAAGCTGCGCCCGTCGGCGCAAGCTGCCGGTGCCGATGGCGGCGCCCTGCGGCAAGTCAGCAAACGAGGAGGAGGCGCGGCTCACCAGCACGTCGGCTGTCGCCTCGCGCGGAGGCACGGCGCCCAGATCCAGCCCGGCGACGGCGTCCGTCGGCAGGTCTTTCAGGCTGTGAACGGCCAGGTCGATCTCCTCGCGCAGCAAGGCCCGTTGCAGTTCTTTGGTAAACACGCCTTGCCCGCCGATGGCTCCCAGCGACGCCGACTGCTCCTGGTCGCCGCGTGTGGAGAGCGTCACCAGCGCCACGTTGTGGCCCAGCTTGCGGAGCTCGCCGGCCACCCACTCAGCCTGCCAGCGGGCCAACGGGCTGGCGCGCGTTCCCAGACGCAGCAATCGGGCGGCAGTCATGAGCGGGCCGCTTCCATCGAATCGGCCCTCGGCAACTGGTGCGGCGGCACCACCACGCCGCAGCTTATCAGGAACTGCAGGGCCTGGTCGATCGTCAGGTCAAGGTCGATGGTTTCGCTCTTGGGCACGGTCACGATGTAGCCCGTCACCGACATGGGCGACGAGGGAATCATCAACGAAACCATGGGCTCGCCCGTCGTGGAGCGGATGTCCATCAGGCTCTCGCCGGTGACGAAGCCCAGCGCCCAGACGCCTTTGCGCGGGTATTCGACGGCCACCACCCGCTTATAGCCGAGTTCCCGTTCGTTGAACATGAAATCGGTCATCTGCTTGACCGAATCATAGACGTTTCGCACCAGCGGCACGCGGTGGATGCCGCGCTCGACGAGGTTCCAGAGCATGCGGCCCAGGCCCGCCCCCAGCAGTTTGCCCAGCACATACAGGACCAGCATGAAAACGCAGATAAACAGCGGGATGACCCGGTGCGGCTGCAAGTAGTGCAGCTCGACGTATCGCCGGTACACCTGCCGCAGGTTGCCGCTGGCGATGACGCCTTCGGGGTTGTCTTTGATCAGCTCCAGCTTGACGGTTTCCGGCACGTAGGTGCCGCTGGGCAGCCGCACGTAGCGTTCGCCGGTGGGGAGACTGATTTCCGGCGATTGGTTGGAGACCTGCCGGGCCACGTCGGGATGGGCAAGCCGATTGGCGTCTTGCCGCGCCCAGTACCAGGCCAGCGCGTTGCGCGTGCCTTCCGTGACCGGCTCCAAGGCATACTGTTTAATGGTTCCGCCGACCCAAAGAAAAATGACCACCGTCAGCAGCGGCGGCAGCACGACGCCCAGCCCGCTCAAGATGGCCCGCTGGAACGGGTAAAGCCGCGAACGCGGTCGACGAGCTTGGCGGGCATTTCGCATAGGCCGACGGAGGAGCGGAAAAGGCGATCGTTCAAACTTTCAATTATATCCGATCGCGGCGGGCGGTTGAAAGTTGCCTACTTTGACGCCGCCGGGCCAAATTCTCCTTTTTGATCTTTTTGCACCCCCCCAACCAATGCAAAAGCCGACATGTACCCGCCGGGCGAAGTTTCACGCAAACCCAGCTTGACCTCGCTTGCGTAATAGGCATAGCATAGGCCACTTTTTGCGAGCTTATTAACGGACCGGTGGCTCTCCGTGAGTCTCAAACGGTTTCCCCCTGGCGCTGCGCTCTGGGCCGTGTTGGCCTTGGCGCTGGCGCTGCGCCTAGCGGCGGCCCTGTGGTGGCAAGCGCGGCTGGGGCCGGGCCAGCAGTTCTATTTCGGCGACAGCGACGCCTATTGGGTGTTGGCGAAGCAAATCGCCCACGGGCAACCGTTTCAGTATGGCTCGCCCGACGCGCGCATCTTTCGCATGCCCGGTTATCCCGCCTTGCTTTCGGCGATGTTGTGGCTGTTCGGCGACGAGATGCCGGTGATCTACGCCCGGTCGCTAAGCGCCTTGCTCGGCACCGCGGCCGTGGCGGCGGTGTACGCCCTGGCGGCAGCGTTGTTCGACCGGCGGACCGCGTTGCTGGCCGCCCTGGCCGCGGCCTGCTATCCCGGCGCCATCGCCATGAGCATCTTCGTGCTGAGCGAAGCGCCGTTCTGTCCGCTTTATCTGGCGCAACTCGCCGCTTGGGTGAAAGGCTGGCACTGCGACGACGCCCGGCGCCGGCTTGCCTGGGCGGTCGCGTCGGGCCTGCTCGGCGGGCTGGCCACGCTCATGCGTCCCGATTGGTTGCTGTTCGTTCCATTTGCCGCGGTGATCGGACTATTCATAGCACAGCGCACTTCCGGCGGATGCCAAGCGGAGGATGGCCTTCCTAGGCCGTCTAGTGACAGACGCGACGGCCTAGGAAGGCCATCCTCCGGAGACGTGCAACCCTGGCTGCGGCACCTGAAGCTTGCGCTCGTAATGTCGCTGGCCGTGGCGGCGGTCATGACGCCGTGGTGGTGGCGAAACTTTGGAATTTACGGCCGGTTCATACCCACCACGTTGCAAGTGGGAGCGAGTCT from Pirellulales bacterium includes:
- a CDS encoding DUF502 domain-containing protein, translated to MRNARQARRPRSRLYPFQRAILSGLGVVLPPLLTVVIFLWVGGTIKQYALEPVTEGTRNALAWYWARQDANRLAHPDVARQVSNQSPEISLPTGERYVRLPSGTYVPETVKLELIKDNPEGVIASGNLRQVYRRYVELHYLQPHRVIPLFICVFMLVLYVLGKLLGAGLGRMLWNLVERGIHRVPLVRNVYDSVKQMTDFMFNERELGYKRVVAVEYPRKGVWALGFVTGESLMDIRSTTGEPMVSLMIPSSPMSVTGYIVTVPKSETIDLDLTIDQALQFLISCGVVVPPHQLPRADSMEAARS
- the hemC gene encoding hydroxymethylbilane synthase, producing the protein MTAARLLRLGTRASPLARWQAEWVAGELRKLGHNVALVTLSTRGDQEQSASLGAIGGQGVFTKELQRALLREEIDLAVHSLKDLPTDAVAGLDLGAVPPREATADVLVSRASSSFADLPQGAAIGTGSLRRRAQLWHARPDLKMFDVRGNVDTRLRKLAEGQYDALVLAQAGLVRLGLASHITEVLPEALMLPAVGQGALGIEIRTADAELKAALVPLDDFASRAAVVAERAMLAALRAGCLAPVAAKAEVVAGTLRLRGVVLSADGSRRIRAECDGPPGDAAKIGEQVAAELLSQSAADLIAAARSS
- a CDS encoding glycosyltransferase family 39 protein, with protein sequence MSLKRFPPGAALWAVLALALALRLAAALWWQARLGPGQQFYFGDSDAYWVLAKQIAHGQPFQYGSPDARIFRMPGYPALLSAMLWLFGDEMPVIYARSLSALLGTAAVAAVYALAAALFDRRTALLAALAAACYPGAIAMSIFVLSEAPFCPLYLAQLAAWVKGWHCDDARRRLAWAVASGLLGGLATLMRPDWLLFVPFAAVIGLFIAQRTSGGCQAEDGLPRPSSDRRDGLGRPSSGDVQPWLRHLKLALVMSLAVAAVMTPWWWRNFGIYGRFIPTTLQVGASLYDGLNPRATGASEMSFCAEFVQQENRAAPEANDLEYRVDRRLWHAAIEWATANPASVVRLAGIKFVRLWNPWPNDPQRRGGLLSFITAATFLPAIVLAIMGIWRSRRDAWPAALAWLPAIYLTSLHLIFVSSIRYREPPMLALLIFAAAAITRGNQPSSAR
- the bshB1 gene encoding bacillithiol biosynthesis deacetylase BshB1; this translates as MLDVLVIAPHPDDAELGMAGAIMCLIADGWRVGILDLTDGEPTPHGSPEIRARETAAATQMLGVAWRENLGLPNRRLEATLDARAQLAGVIRQTRPRWLFAPYWVDSHPDHVAATELVEAARFWAKLTKSDLPGGPHHPERIFYYFGVHIKLVVPPSFVLDISRYWDRKRAAIECYASQFIVGRPTGPPTFLDRWRDQAAYWGGTINADYGEPFFSREPLGLTSMAGVR